One Primulina huaijiensis isolate GDHJ02 chromosome 8, ASM1229523v2, whole genome shotgun sequence genomic region harbors:
- the LOC140982637 gene encoding sorting nexin 2A-like: protein MMEQMESLTLKDDSSNGSKPYFDDPLSSSSQFVEIPTDDSGDLRSPLHKQTPIPSHNSINSILEPPSYAEAVFRSFDSDQVDASDINGHDHAGLESRSFSSDFLRISVSDPLKEQEVSGSLVPGGSSYFSYLITTFTNLPEFNGTEFNVRRRFRDVVALSDRLAESYRGFFIPVRPDKSVVEGQVMQKIEFVEQRRAALEKYLRQLAAHPVLRKSDELRVFLESHGKMPLMRTTDVASRMLDGAVRLPKQLLGGESGVGAADVSEVSQPAKGGMDLLRIFKELRQSVVNDWGGAKPAVVEEDKDFLERKEKLQNFEHQLSSVSQQAESLVNAQQEIGETMGQLGLAFVKLTKFETEEATYDYQRTRAADMKNVATAAVKASRLYRELNSQTVKHLDKLHEYLGVVLAVNNAFSDRSSALLTVQTLLSDLTSLNSRIEKLEAASSKIFGGDRSRIQKIEELRETVRVTEAAKNCAVREYEGIKESNKNEFERLDQERHDDFLSMLKGFIVNQAGYAEKMADVWETVADQTRGYMKN from the exons ATGATGGAGCAAATGGAGTCGTTAACCCTAAAAGATGATTCTTCGAATGGCTCAAAACCATATTTCGACGACCCTCTCTCTTCATCTTCGCAGTTTGTGGAGATTCCGACTGATGATTCTGGTGATTTGCGATCTCCCCTGCACAAACAGACGCCAATCCCTAGCCACAACTCCATCAACTCCATACTCGAGCCCCCTTCTTATGCGGAAGCTGTTTTTCGATCCTTTGACTCGGATCAGGTGGATGCTTCTGATATCAACGGGCACGATCACGCTGGATTGGAATCACGTTCTTTTTCATCCGATTTCCTTCGAATCTCTGTTTCGGATCCGTTGAAGGAGCAGGAGGTATCTGGGTCGTTGGTACCCGGAGGAAGTTCGTATTTTTCGTACTTGATTACGACTTTTACAAATTTACCTGAGTTTAACGGGACAGAGTTTAATGTTAGGAGGAGGTTTAGAGATGTTGTAGCCTTATCGGATAGGTTAGCCGAGAGCTACCGTGGTTTTTTTATACCAGTAAGACCGGATAAGAGTGTTGTTGAGGGTCAGGTGATGCAGAAGATCGAGTTCGTCGAGCAGAGACGTGCTGCATTGGAGAAGTATCTGAGGCAGCTCGCTGCCCATCCAGTGCTTAGAAAGAGTGATGAATTACGGGTTTTTTTGGAGTCTCATGGGAAAATGCCATTGATGAGGACTACGGATGTGGCATCAAGGATGTTGGATGGAGCTGTAAGGCTTCCGAAGCAGTTGCTTGGTGGGGAAAGTGGGGTTGGGGCAGCGGATGTGAGTGAGGTGTCGCAGCCTGCCAAAGGAGGGATGGATTTGCTGAGGATTTTCAAGGAGCTAAGGCAGTCAGTGGTTAATGATTGGGGTGGGGCAAAGCCAGCGGTTGTTGAGGAGGACAAGGATTTTTTAGAAAGGAAAGAAAAGTTGCAGAACTTCGAGCATCAGCTCAGTAGTGTGTCTCAGCAG GCTGAATCTCTTGTCAATGCTCAGCAAGAGATTGGGGAGACAATGGGTCAACTAGGGTTGGCTTTTGTCAAATTAACGAAGTTTGAAACAGAGGAAGCTACTTATGACTACCAAAGAACACGTGCTGCAGACATGAAAAATGTGGCGACTGCAGCTGTAAAAGCAAGCAGATTGTACCGGGAATTAAACTCTCAAACCGTTAAACATTTG GATAAACTTCACGAATATCTTGGGGTGGTGCTAGCTGTCAACAACGCATTTTCAGACAGATCTAGTGCTCTGCTCACTGTACAGACCCTTTTGTCAGACTTAACATCATTAAATTCGAGAATTGAAAAGCTTGAAGCTGCTTCATCGAAAATATTTGGTGGGGATAGATCAAGGATTCAAAAAATAGAAGAGTTGCGAGAAACCGTAAGAGTAACTGAGGCCGCTAAAAATTGTGCTGTCAGGGAGTATGAAGGAATAAAG GAAAGCaataaaaatgagtttgagaGACTGGACCAAGAGAGGCATGATGATTTCTTGAGCATGCTGAAAGGATTTATTGTTAATCAG GCTGGATATGCGGAGAAGATGGCCGACGTTTGGGAGACCGTTGCTGATCAAACACGTGGATACATGAAAAATTGA